In the Adlercreutzia equolifaciens DSM 19450 genome, one interval contains:
- a CDS encoding M42 family metallopeptidase gives MKKKHLKFLKQLVETPSPTGFEEPAASLVRERLADVADEVATDTMGSVRAVLEGRDAGAPSLMLAAHMDEIGLMVTYISDEGFLSVASLGGVDAAILPGMRVDVHTASGTLRGIVGRKPIHLIEPDERKTVTPLSSLVIDLGMKPKRVKKLVRVGDPITFGVGFERFGDDMAVSKCFDDKCGVWIACRVMEKLARAGRAPGDFIAVATTQEEIGTRGAMTSAHAVNPDVALAFDVTHATDYPGIDKTKYGKIVCGAGPVIARGPNINPVVFERLVAAAEAEGIPYQLEAEPSVTGTDARAIQVTRGGIPTGLISVPLRYMHTPTEVICLRDLEATVRLIARFAQDLAPDTSFVPGLGGAVTENAEGKAAGADADADAPDASAAPEEA, from the coding sequence ATGAAGAAGAAGCACCTGAAATTTCTGAAGCAGCTGGTGGAGACTCCCTCGCCGACGGGCTTCGAGGAACCGGCGGCGTCTCTCGTGCGCGAGAGGCTCGCCGATGTGGCCGACGAAGTGGCCACCGACACCATGGGCTCGGTGCGCGCGGTACTCGAGGGCCGCGACGCCGGTGCGCCCTCGCTCATGCTGGCGGCCCATATGGACGAGATCGGCCTCATGGTCACCTACATCTCCGACGAGGGCTTCCTCTCCGTGGCCTCTTTGGGCGGCGTGGACGCGGCCATCCTGCCCGGCATGCGGGTCGACGTGCACACCGCTTCCGGTACCCTCCGCGGCATCGTGGGCCGCAAGCCCATCCACCTCATCGAGCCGGACGAGCGCAAGACGGTGACGCCGCTCTCCTCCCTCGTTATCGATTTGGGCATGAAGCCCAAGCGCGTGAAGAAGCTTGTGCGGGTGGGCGACCCCATCACGTTCGGCGTCGGATTCGAGCGGTTCGGCGACGACATGGCCGTCTCGAAGTGCTTCGATGACAAGTGCGGCGTGTGGATCGCCTGTCGCGTCATGGAGAAGCTGGCCCGCGCCGGCCGCGCCCCGGGCGACTTCATCGCCGTAGCCACCACTCAGGAGGAGATCGGCACCCGCGGCGCCATGACAAGCGCCCATGCCGTGAATCCGGACGTGGCGCTCGCCTTCGACGTCACCCACGCCACGGACTACCCGGGCATCGACAAAACGAAGTACGGAAAGATCGTCTGCGGGGCGGGCCCGGTTATCGCGCGGGGGCCGAACATCAACCCCGTGGTGTTCGAGCGCCTCGTGGCCGCTGCCGAGGCGGAGGGCATTCCGTACCAGCTGGAGGCCGAGCCGTCGGTCACCGGCACCGACGCTCGGGCCATTCAGGTGACGCGCGGGGGCATTCCCACGGGCCTCATCTCCGTGCCGCTGCGCTACATGCACACTCCCACCGAGGTCATCTGCCTGCGCGATTTGGAGGCCACGGTACGCCTCATCGCCCGCTTCGCACAAGACCTCGCCCCCGACACGAGCTTCGTGCCGGGGCTGGGCGGCGCGGTGACCGAGAATGCGGAAGGGAAGGCCGCCGGCGCCGATGCCGATGCCGATGCGCCCGACGCTTCCGCTGCACCCGAGGAGGCGTGA
- the pyrE gene encoding orotate phosphoribosyltransferase — MEAYKREFIEFMVESDVLKFGDFTLKSGRKSPFFMNAGAYVTGEQLHRLGLYYAQAINDNFGLDFDVVFGPAYKGIPLAVVTAMALQELYGKEVKYCCNRKEVKDHGADAGNLLGAELHDGDKVIMVEDVTTSGKSIDETYPILKAAADVDVRGLIVSLNRMEVGKGGVTTAQKEIEAKYGFPVASIVSMAEVKECLHNHEVAGRIVIDDDIAAAIDSYYEQWGAKE; from the coding sequence ATGGAGGCTTACAAGCGCGAGTTCATCGAGTTCATGGTGGAAAGCGACGTGCTGAAGTTCGGGGATTTCACGCTGAAGAGCGGGCGCAAGTCGCCGTTCTTCATGAATGCGGGCGCCTATGTGACCGGCGAGCAGCTGCATCGGCTGGGTCTGTACTACGCCCAGGCCATCAACGACAATTTCGGGCTGGACTTCGATGTGGTGTTCGGGCCAGCCTACAAGGGCATCCCCCTGGCGGTGGTGACGGCCATGGCGCTTCAGGAGCTGTACGGCAAGGAGGTAAAGTACTGCTGCAACCGCAAGGAAGTGAAGGACCACGGGGCCGACGCGGGCAACCTGCTCGGCGCGGAGCTTCACGACGGCGACAAGGTCATCATGGTGGAGGACGTCACCACTTCGGGCAAGTCCATCGACGAGACCTACCCCATCTTGAAGGCCGCTGCCGATGTGGATGTGCGCGGGCTCATCGTGTCGCTCAACCGCATGGAGGTGGGGAAGGGCGGCGTCACCACGGCCCAGAAGGAGATCGAGGCGAAGTACGGCTTCCCGGTGGCCTCCATCGTGTCCATGGCCGAGGTGAAGGAGTGCCTGCACAACCACGAGGTGGCCGGACGCATCGTGATCGACGACGATATCGCGGCCGCCATCGACTCCTACTACGAGCAGTGGGGCGCCAAGGAGTAG
- a CDS encoding DegV family protein, with translation MVKIVTDSVASIPAEVVRARDIEVVSLFVNRDGREYREADMDVDAFYEDIADMIDNPPTSSQPSQHAMETIFEKAAQAADEVLGVFISSKMSGTFEGAVRSARACKERYKQFRCTLIDSTSNCGDEMFAVLDACDARDAGGDLTRCAQAAIDSVVSSRFIFAPESLAFLKAGGRIGGASALLGGLLQISPVLTVADWETATLAKVRTWKKTLARMVDIFKEDIDACGLKRVVVHYIGSAAPAIKWAREAIEPVVGHAVEVLPVSPVIGVHVGPAVGISYECERPVPGKLTAPTSELVFSL, from the coding sequence GTGGTCAAGATCGTCACCGATTCGGTCGCCTCTATCCCCGCCGAGGTGGTGCGGGCGCGCGATATCGAAGTCGTCTCGCTGTTCGTGAATCGGGATGGTCGTGAGTACCGCGAGGCCGACATGGACGTCGATGCGTTCTACGAGGATATCGCCGACATGATCGACAATCCGCCTACGTCGAGCCAGCCCTCGCAGCATGCGATGGAGACGATTTTCGAAAAGGCGGCGCAGGCGGCCGATGAGGTGCTCGGGGTTTTCATCTCGTCGAAGATGTCCGGAACGTTCGAGGGGGCGGTGCGCAGCGCTCGGGCCTGCAAGGAGCGCTACAAGCAGTTCCGCTGCACACTGATCGACTCGACGTCGAACTGCGGCGACGAGATGTTCGCGGTGCTCGATGCATGCGATGCGCGCGACGCGGGCGGCGATCTGACGCGGTGCGCGCAGGCGGCGATTGATTCGGTCGTCTCGTCGCGGTTCATCTTCGCGCCGGAGAGCCTTGCTTTTTTGAAGGCGGGCGGTCGCATTGGAGGTGCGTCGGCGTTGCTCGGCGGTCTGCTGCAAATCTCCCCCGTGCTCACGGTGGCCGATTGGGAGACGGCTACGTTGGCGAAAGTGCGCACGTGGAAGAAGACGCTGGCGCGCATGGTCGATATCTTCAAGGAGGATATCGATGCGTGCGGACTCAAGCGCGTGGTGGTGCACTACATCGGATCGGCGGCCCCCGCCATCAAATGGGCGCGCGAGGCTATCGAGCCGGTGGTGGGACACGCGGTGGAGGTGCTGCCCGTCAGTCCGGTCATCGGCGTGCACGTGGGGCCGGCCGTGGGGATTTCCTACGAGTGCGAGCGTCCCGTGCCCGGCAAGCTGACCGCCCCGACCAGCGAGCTGGTATTCAGCTTGTAG
- a CDS encoding putative DNA modification/repair radical SAM protein — translation MNVIEKLEILADAAKYDVACTSSGVQRAGKAGQLGAATQAGCCHSFTPDGRCVTLLKVLMTNVCVYDCCYCVNRASNAEAPRAAFTPRELADLTIGFYRRNYIEGLFLSSGVAGCPDRTTELMIEALRILREEYGFRGYIHTKAIPGTSVELIDELGRLSDRLSVNLELPSRQSLGLLAPNKSRASILAPMRHICDSIADDAESRSLAKKRTTVYLTKKNARKARAFAPAGQSTQMIVGATPESDYQILNLSAALYTHLSLKRVFFSAYLPVVPDPLLPATDAVQLNREHRLYQADWLLRFYGFNVSEIIDEENPFLAPDVDPKANWALNHLDFFPVEVNSAPLEALLRVPGIGVRGAKLICRARRQSTLGEAELRKLGIAYKRARYFITMNGAWGGSGVDFSREALHARLSAPIDGGRHGRRADRAPAGQMSLFETVEAPPVLPEASPDAATAREVAFAAQRRALEAAGTATGRQAAATEPASVAERSIADGRKTLDSPLLSVA, via the coding sequence GTGAACGTCATCGAGAAGCTGGAGATTCTGGCCGATGCGGCGAAGTACGACGTGGCTTGCACCTCCTCCGGGGTTCAGCGCGCGGGCAAGGCCGGGCAGCTGGGCGCGGCCACCCAGGCGGGATGCTGCCATTCGTTCACGCCGGACGGGCGCTGCGTCACGCTGCTCAAGGTGCTCATGACCAACGTCTGCGTCTACGATTGCTGCTACTGCGTGAACCGCGCGAGCAACGCCGAGGCACCCCGAGCCGCATTTACGCCTCGCGAGTTGGCCGACCTCACCATCGGCTTCTACCGTCGCAACTACATCGAGGGGTTGTTCCTCTCCTCGGGCGTCGCCGGATGCCCCGATCGCACCACCGAACTCATGATCGAGGCCCTGCGCATCCTGCGGGAGGAGTACGGCTTTCGCGGCTACATCCACACCAAGGCCATCCCCGGCACCTCGGTGGAGCTCATCGACGAGCTGGGGCGCCTGTCCGACCGTCTCTCGGTGAATCTGGAGCTGCCGAGCCGGCAGAGCCTGGGGCTTTTGGCCCCCAACAAGTCGCGTGCGTCCATCCTGGCCCCCATGCGGCATATCTGCGACTCCATCGCCGACGATGCGGAATCGCGCTCGCTGGCGAAGAAGCGCACTACGGTATACCTGACGAAGAAGAACGCCCGGAAGGCACGGGCCTTCGCGCCGGCGGGCCAGTCCACCCAGATGATCGTCGGAGCCACCCCGGAAAGCGACTACCAGATCCTGAACCTGTCGGCGGCCCTGTACACCCACCTGTCGCTGAAGCGCGTGTTCTTCAGCGCCTACCTCCCCGTCGTGCCCGATCCGCTCCTGCCCGCCACCGACGCCGTGCAGCTGAACCGCGAGCACCGCCTCTACCAGGCCGACTGGCTCTTGCGCTTCTACGGCTTCAACGTGAGCGAGATCATCGACGAGGAGAACCCCTTCCTCGCCCCCGATGTCGATCCGAAGGCGAACTGGGCTCTGAACCACCTGGACTTCTTTCCCGTGGAGGTGAACAGCGCGCCTTTGGAGGCCCTTCTGCGCGTGCCCGGCATCGGCGTGCGCGGGGCGAAGCTCATCTGTCGGGCACGACGGCAGTCCACCCTCGGCGAGGCGGAGCTGAGAAAGCTCGGCATCGCCTACAAGCGGGCCCGCTACTTCATCACCATGAACGGCGCCTGGGGCGGATCGGGAGTCGATTTTTCCCGCGAGGCCCTGCACGCGCGGCTTTCGGCCCCTATCGACGGCGGTCGCCATGGGCGCCGCGCCGACCGCGCCCCAGCTGGCCAGATGAGCCTCTTCGAAACCGTGGAGGCACCGCCCGTACTGCCCGAGGCGAGCCCCGATGCGGCAACCGCCCGCGAGGTCGCCTTCGCCGCCCAGCGCCGGGCCCTTGAGGCGGCCGGGACGGCGACCGGGCGGCAAGCAGCCGCAACCGAGCCGGCATCAGTCGCAGAGCGCTCGATCGCCGACGGCCGCAAAACGCTCGACAGCCCGCTGCTCTCGGTGGCCTAG
- a CDS encoding radical SAM protein, producing MARAALHFWEEPPISGEDGSGTIFFSGCPLRCVYCQNASIALGEAARAITVERLAVIMGELERAGALNINCVTPTHFAPQIREAVALAREQGVVLPVLWNTGGYETVEAVRDNVGFVDAYLTDFKYADAELAARYSHAADYPEVALAALEAMVGATGAPRYDGFRGQERLISGVVVRHLMLPGALENSKAVVRLLHERFGADIRLSLMNQYTPVIARAADAGDARAAAALVASPELACAVPDSEYEELLDFADALGVEDYFWQEGGAAEESFIPAFDFTGV from the coding sequence GTGGCCCGGGCGGCGCTGCACTTCTGGGAGGAGCCGCCGATCTCCGGCGAGGACGGCAGCGGCACCATCTTCTTCTCCGGCTGCCCTCTGCGCTGCGTCTACTGTCAGAACGCCTCTATCGCCCTGGGCGAGGCGGCCCGGGCGATCACCGTCGAGCGCCTTGCCGTCATTATGGGCGAGCTTGAGCGCGCCGGGGCGCTGAACATCAACTGCGTGACGCCGACGCACTTCGCGCCGCAGATCCGCGAGGCGGTTGCCCTGGCCCGCGAGCAGGGCGTGGTGCTCCCGGTGCTGTGGAACACAGGCGGCTACGAGACCGTGGAGGCAGTGCGCGACAACGTTGGCTTCGTGGACGCCTACCTCACCGATTTCAAATACGCCGATGCGGAGCTTGCGGCTCGCTATTCCCATGCTGCCGACTACCCCGAGGTGGCCCTGGCGGCCTTGGAGGCGATGGTTGGGGCGACGGGCGCCCCGCGCTACGATGGGTTTCGCGGTCAGGAGCGCCTTATCTCCGGCGTGGTCGTTCGCCATCTCATGCTGCCCGGGGCCTTGGAGAACTCCAAGGCCGTGGTGCGGCTTCTTCACGAGCGCTTCGGAGCCGACATCCGCCTGTCGCTCATGAACCAGTACACGCCGGTGATCGCCCGGGCCGCTGATGCGGGTGATGCGCGGGCCGCCGCGGCTCTGGTCGCGAGCCCCGAGCTGGCGTGCGCCGTGCCCGATTCCGAGTACGAGGAGCTGCTGGATTTCGCTGACGCGCTGGGAGTGGAGGACTACTTCTGGCAAGAAGGGGGAGCCGCCGAGGAGAGCTTCATTCCCGCCTTCGACTTCACGGGCGTGTAG
- a CDS encoding NAD(P)-binding domain-containing protein, protein MAKSYAYVGAPSFIGAVEGRLADAGFSRVSDVASADIVVTFATSGSALEDLYFGDGGLVTTAAPGSTLVDLSAATPNFAREINAVATVNDLVMVEAPATVRSLVAADAFARENLLGPVATEAELTDEVRRLLDAIFGEVVEVGAPGRAQLLRNTHTLPLAANLVSAIEAVALDDASARSVGALDADQIPLFSPVSADPVVQAVRQQRYTGDYTAEMLLAELSAALMAADDAEVILPGVEATMHLLELLVVIGGADMAPAALSLVYQDEAAGARAGLDWTRAEVAYGHPASEEDEDWSAYDDEDGCGHDHFREDHDYDDYDDFAPYNDDFDYSSN, encoded by the coding sequence ATGGCGAAGTCGTACGCCTACGTGGGAGCCCCGTCGTTCATCGGGGCCGTGGAGGGGCGCCTGGCCGACGCCGGCTTCTCCCGAGTGTCCGATGTCGCCTCGGCGGATATCGTGGTGACGTTCGCCACCTCCGGCTCGGCGCTGGAGGACTTGTACTTCGGCGACGGGGGGCTCGTCACGACGGCGGCTCCGGGATCCACGCTGGTGGACTTGTCGGCCGCCACGCCGAACTTCGCCCGTGAGATCAACGCCGTGGCGACGGTGAACGATCTGGTCATGGTAGAGGCGCCGGCGACGGTGCGCTCGCTGGTGGCCGCCGATGCCTTCGCCCGCGAGAACCTTCTGGGGCCGGTGGCCACCGAAGCCGAGCTGACCGATGAGGTTCGCCGGCTTCTGGACGCCATCTTCGGGGAAGTGGTGGAAGTGGGGGCACCGGGCCGCGCGCAGCTTCTGCGCAACACCCACACGCTGCCCTTGGCCGCCAATCTGGTGAGCGCCATCGAGGCCGTGGCCTTGGACGATGCCTCGGCCCGCTCGGTGGGGGCGCTGGACGCCGACCAGATTCCGCTGTTCAGCCCCGTCTCCGCCGATCCCGTGGTGCAGGCCGTGCGCCAGCAGCGCTACACCGGCGACTACACGGCCGAGATGCTTCTGGCCGAGCTGTCTGCGGCGCTCATGGCCGCCGACGACGCTGAGGTGATCCTGCCCGGTGTGGAGGCGACCATGCACCTGCTGGAGCTTCTGGTGGTCATCGGGGGAGCCGATATGGCGCCGGCGGCGTTGTCTCTGGTGTACCAGGACGAGGCGGCCGGGGCCCGGGCCGGGCTCGACTGGACCCGCGCCGAAGTGGCCTATGGGCACCCTGCCTCCGAGGAGGACGAGGACTGGAGCGCCTACGACGACGAGGACGGCTGCGGCCACGACCACTTCCGCGAGGATCACGACTACGACGACTATGACGACTTCGCCCCATATAACGACGACTTCGATTACAGCTCCAATTAG
- a CDS encoding TIGR03915 family putative DNA repair protein codes for MKHIPNAYAEGAPATPSPPPDIYDEVAYAYDGSLEGLLSAVFAAYERRERPTDVAPEERLQPRLGQRVALIPTDQDRALRVMSTLRRQCGRAAALAVTRAACSDEPDAGTAVYRFVRYAIDEQKHRACEHCRKRASCAGRGGMGPCPKQRGRAFSDITHPAVERLFRISRSVGQECEHMRQFVRFQHLAGEGADVWFARVNPKASVVPLIMDHFVERLGVQPFIIYDEVHHLAGVYDGGDWQLVNTEGAGDLERALPDRTADEALMSEAWRTFYKSVSIDARYHPELRRQFMPKRFWKNLTELQESPAALRTALR; via the coding sequence ATGAAGCATATCCCGAACGCATACGCGGAGGGCGCCCCTGCGACGCCCTCCCCTCCTCCCGACATCTACGACGAGGTGGCCTACGCCTACGACGGCTCCCTGGAAGGGCTGCTCTCGGCCGTCTTCGCCGCCTACGAGCGCCGCGAGCGTCCCACCGATGTCGCGCCGGAAGAGCGCCTGCAGCCCCGTCTCGGCCAGCGCGTGGCGCTCATCCCCACCGACCAGGACCGGGCCCTGCGCGTCATGAGCACCCTGCGCCGCCAGTGCGGCCGCGCGGCAGCCCTGGCGGTGACCCGCGCCGCTTGCTCGGACGAGCCGGATGCGGGCACGGCGGTCTACCGCTTCGTGCGCTATGCCATCGACGAGCAGAAGCATCGCGCATGCGAGCACTGCCGCAAGCGCGCCTCCTGCGCAGGCCGCGGCGGCATGGGGCCGTGCCCCAAGCAGCGGGGTCGCGCCTTCTCGGACATCACCCACCCAGCAGTAGAGCGGCTCTTCCGCATTTCGCGCTCGGTCGGTCAGGAATGCGAGCATATGCGCCAGTTCGTGCGCTTCCAGCACCTCGCCGGCGAAGGAGCCGATGTGTGGTTCGCCCGCGTGAACCCGAAGGCGTCGGTGGTGCCGCTCATCATGGATCATTTCGTGGAACGGCTCGGCGTGCAGCCCTTCATCATCTACGACGAGGTGCACCATCTCGCCGGCGTCTACGACGGCGGCGACTGGCAGCTGGTGAACACCGAGGGCGCCGGCGACTTGGAACGGGCGCTGCCCGACCGCACCGCCGACGAGGCCCTCATGAGCGAGGCCTGGCGCACCTTCTACAAAAGCGTCTCCATCGACGCCCGCTACCACCCGGAGCTGCGCCGGCAGTTCATGCCCAAGCGCTTCTGGAAGAACCTCACCGAGCTGCAGGAAAGCCCTGCCGCCCTGCGCACCGCGCTACGCTGA
- the bsh gene encoding choloylglycine hydrolase has product MCTGVRFADAAGNLYFGRNLDWCESYGEGVVITPRGASIPTQFLGSLSPEHACVGMGIVVGGVPCYFDCANEAGLAIAGLNFPGYAQFAEAPEKGAVNVAAYEFPLWVAASFSTVAEVRKALKDVVIVAKAPSEGYGVAQLHWLVGDGKESIVIECQADGMHVYDDGLDVLTNQPPFPWHTENVRNYMHIETAHPEPVAWTRDTLRAFGSGAGMIGFPGGYDPASRFVRAAFLNAHYPAEEGEAANVTRLFRTLEGASMCKGGAQMADGRFEYTMFSDGYSAATKTYYWCTYDEPARQSVCLDDYDLNGDELIRVAA; this is encoded by the coding sequence ATGTGCACGGGCGTTCGTTTTGCCGATGCAGCCGGCAACTTGTATTTCGGCCGCAACCTCGATTGGTGCGAGAGCTACGGCGAGGGCGTGGTCATCACCCCGCGAGGGGCGTCTATCCCCACGCAGTTCCTTGGTTCGCTGAGTCCCGAGCATGCCTGCGTGGGCATGGGCATCGTCGTGGGCGGCGTGCCGTGCTACTTCGATTGCGCCAACGAGGCGGGACTCGCCATCGCCGGCCTTAACTTCCCCGGCTATGCCCAGTTCGCCGAAGCTCCCGAAAAGGGAGCGGTGAACGTGGCGGCCTACGAGTTCCCTCTGTGGGTGGCGGCGAGCTTCTCCACGGTGGCCGAGGTGCGCAAGGCGCTTAAGGACGTTGTCATCGTGGCCAAGGCGCCCAGCGAGGGCTATGGCGTGGCCCAGCTGCACTGGCTGGTAGGCGATGGGAAGGAGTCCATCGTCATTGAATGCCAAGCCGACGGCATGCACGTGTACGACGACGGGCTGGACGTGCTGACCAACCAGCCGCCCTTCCCCTGGCATACCGAGAATGTGCGCAACTATATGCACATCGAGACCGCGCATCCCGAGCCGGTTGCGTGGACGCGCGACACCCTGCGCGCGTTCGGCAGCGGCGCGGGCATGATCGGGTTCCCGGGCGGCTACGATCCGGCCAGCCGCTTCGTGCGGGCCGCCTTCCTGAATGCGCATTATCCCGCAGAAGAGGGGGAGGCCGCCAATGTGACGCGCCTGTTCCGCACGCTTGAGGGCGCGTCCATGTGCAAGGGCGGCGCGCAGATGGCCGACGGTCGCTTCGAGTACACGATGTTCTCCGACGGCTACTCGGCGGCCACCAAGACCTATTACTGGTGCACCTACGACGAGCCGGCGCGCCAGAGCGTGTGCTTGGACGATTACGACCTGAACGGCGACGAGCTCATCCGCGTGGCGGCCTAG
- a CDS encoding DegV family protein, which translates to MAKCHLIIDSCCDLPASVVRRPGVTLMKFPYTVDGGTFEDDLFESVSAEAFYGAMRKGAEPSTAQVTLQTLTDTFTAAGEEGTPAVYLAFSSGLSASFDAACVVRDQVLAEYPDFELHIVDTHLASVAEGLLVYEALVQHEKGMSAAELAAWAEEARCFVNEEFMVDDLEALRRGGRIPASVAVAGAALDVKPLLVIAEDGTLSLVGVARGRKKGIRQLAEYYKKNVDDAGQAHVAIVGHADCPKDAARLKEALEKEAPGLLCLVCNIGPVIGSHVGADMLAVVFWGHDKRENLSVADRIARKVKGDK; encoded by the coding sequence ATGGCGAAATGCCACCTGATCATCGATTCCTGCTGCGATCTGCCCGCCTCGGTGGTGCGGCGCCCAGGCGTCACGCTCATGAAGTTCCCCTACACCGTCGACGGGGGCACCTTCGAGGACGACCTGTTCGAGTCCGTGTCGGCCGAGGCCTTCTACGGGGCCATGCGCAAGGGCGCCGAGCCCTCGACGGCCCAGGTGACGCTGCAGACGCTCACCGACACGTTCACGGCGGCGGGCGAGGAGGGGACGCCGGCGGTGTACCTGGCGTTCTCCAGCGGGCTGTCCGCCTCTTTCGACGCCGCCTGCGTCGTGCGCGACCAGGTTCTCGCCGAGTACCCGGACTTCGAGCTGCACATCGTGGACACCCATTTGGCCAGCGTGGCCGAGGGGCTGCTCGTCTACGAGGCGCTGGTGCAGCACGAGAAGGGCATGTCGGCCGCCGAGCTGGCCGCTTGGGCCGAGGAGGCCCGCTGCTTCGTGAACGAGGAGTTCATGGTGGACGACCTGGAGGCCCTGCGCCGCGGCGGCCGCATTCCCGCCTCGGTTGCCGTGGCCGGTGCCGCCCTGGATGTAAAGCCGCTGCTCGTCATTGCCGAGGACGGGACGCTGTCGTTGGTCGGCGTGGCCCGGGGGCGCAAGAAGGGCATCAGGCAGCTGGCGGAGTACTACAAGAAGAACGTCGACGACGCCGGTCAGGCCCATGTCGCCATTGTGGGCCACGCCGACTGCCCCAAAGATGCCGCGCGTTTGAAGGAGGCCCTGGAAAAGGAGGCGCCCGGGCTTTTGTGTCTGGTGTGCAACATCGGGCCGGTCATCGGGTCTCATGTGGGCGCCGATATGCTGGCCGTGGTGTTCTGGGGCCATGACAAGCGCGAGAACCTGTCCGTGGCCGATCGCATCGCCCGCAAGGTGAAGGGAGACAAGTAA
- the smpB gene encoding SsrA-binding protein SmpB, giving the protein MPKREEKTIAKNRRAFHDYEILETYEAGIELTGTEVRSLRENNCQLTDCFALIRNGEVWLNNVHISPYSNGSIFNPDPDRRRKLLLHKKQIRYLDAKVAEKGLAIVPLKMYFNEDGRVKVELALARGKKLYDKRASMKERDTKREIDRALKERVR; this is encoded by the coding sequence GTGCCGAAGCGCGAGGAGAAGACCATCGCGAAGAACCGCCGGGCCTTCCACGACTACGAGATCTTGGAGACCTACGAGGCCGGCATCGAGCTGACGGGCACCGAGGTGCGCTCGCTGCGAGAGAACAACTGCCAGCTCACCGATTGCTTCGCCCTCATTCGGAACGGCGAGGTGTGGCTCAACAACGTGCACATCTCGCCGTACTCCAACGGCAGCATCTTCAACCCCGACCCCGACCGGCGCCGGAAGCTCCTGCTGCACAAGAAGCAGATTCGCTACCTGGACGCGAAGGTGGCCGAGAAGGGCCTGGCCATCGTGCCCTTGAAGATGTACTTCAACGAGGACGGCCGGGTGAAGGTGGAGCTGGCGCTGGCCCGGGGCAAGAAGCTCTACGACAAGCGCGCCTCCATGAAGGAGCGCGACACCAAGCGCGAGATCGACCGCGCGCTGAAGGAGCGCGTTCGCTAG